A window of the Phytoactinopolyspora mesophila genome harbors these coding sequences:
- a CDS encoding right-handed parallel beta-helix repeat-containing protein — translation MGMCGAAARGRRPGITVIAALALLAAGCGSDNSGNVAEPQPDEPGAQLVRVPEDADTIAAGVELVTSGGMVLVGPGTYAEEVTIDKPDVTLRGTDRNGVIIDGEGTRSFGVFASADGVRIENLTVHSTLFYGVLVTGMHDENGPLAHGGPGYTELDPAEFPPVQRFSIDHVTAHNNGLYGIYAFNARHGSITNSYASGSADSGFYVGQCEECDILVASNVAERNAVGFENANASDSLMIAGNRFSGNRIGLTLLSSYQEAFTPQRENVVVGNLISDNTSDDSPAHAHGGFGLGLSIGGGQRNEIVANRIDGNPVAGILLSNTEDISALDNSFAENVLTGNGIDVADVSASRAPSEGNCFEDNTAATASPESLLAASCPEGNSRDEAGTVPSVSEPAGMSFLRVPPPPDQPALSDVETLPEPLPDAVHMPSESDYPVPDDTFLSDRAGTA, via the coding sequence ATGGGGATGTGCGGAGCGGCCGCGCGGGGGCGCCGGCCGGGTATCACGGTGATCGCTGCGCTCGCGTTGCTGGCCGCGGGGTGTGGGTCGGACAACTCCGGCAATGTCGCCGAGCCGCAGCCGGATGAGCCCGGCGCTCAACTGGTTCGCGTACCCGAGGACGCCGACACCATCGCTGCCGGTGTGGAGCTGGTGACGAGTGGAGGAATGGTGCTCGTCGGCCCCGGTACGTACGCCGAAGAGGTCACCATCGACAAACCGGACGTGACGCTGCGCGGCACCGATCGCAACGGCGTCATCATCGACGGTGAGGGCACCCGCTCGTTCGGCGTGTTCGCGTCGGCCGATGGAGTCCGGATCGAGAACCTGACCGTGCACTCGACTCTGTTCTACGGAGTGCTCGTCACCGGGATGCACGACGAGAACGGTCCGCTGGCGCATGGCGGCCCCGGCTACACCGAGCTGGATCCTGCCGAGTTCCCGCCGGTACAGCGGTTCTCCATCGACCACGTCACCGCCCACAACAACGGGCTGTACGGAATCTACGCGTTCAATGCCCGGCACGGCTCGATCACCAACTCCTACGCCTCCGGCTCGGCCGACTCCGGGTTCTACGTCGGGCAGTGTGAGGAATGCGACATCCTGGTCGCCTCGAACGTCGCCGAGCGCAACGCCGTCGGGTTCGAAAACGCCAACGCCTCTGACTCGCTGATGATCGCCGGCAACCGGTTCAGCGGAAACCGGATCGGGCTGACGCTGTTGTCCAGCTACCAGGAAGCGTTCACCCCGCAGCGGGAGAACGTCGTCGTCGGAAATCTGATCAGCGACAATACGAGCGACGACTCCCCCGCCCATGCCCATGGCGGCTTCGGCCTCGGCTTGTCCATCGGCGGCGGCCAGCGAAACGAAATCGTCGCCAACCGGATCGACGGCAATCCAGTGGCGGGCATTCTGCTGAGCAATACCGAAGACATTTCCGCGCTGGACAACAGCTTCGCAGAAAATGTGCTCACCGGGAACGGAATCGACGTCGCCGACGTTTCGGCCTCCCGCGCCCCATCGGAAGGCAACTGCTTCGAGGACAACACGGCCGCGACCGCGTCACCCGAAAGCCTCCTGGCCGCGAGTTGCCCGGAAGGAAACAGCCGGGATGAGGCAGGCACCGTGCCGTCGGTCTCCGAGCCGGCCGGGATGAGCTTCCTTCGGGTTCCGCCGCCGCCGGATCAACCGGCCCTGTCCGATGTCGAGACTCTGCCCGAACCGCTGCCGGACGCCGTCCACATGCCGTCGGAATCCGACTATCCGGTGCCCGATGACACGTTCCTGTCAGATCGCGCAGGTACCGCGTGA
- a CDS encoding LuxR C-terminal-related transcriptional regulator: MARRESGGEAGKGTTSRTDVMRRRLVDAVIGSRAAPLTVVQGPAGLGKSVLLDQVAQTAGRSQVLRITSTDQLAAYARPTNYPDDELPDLILIDDIGGVTTPAILDVHSRGPRVVVATRNPLTAVSSGMLLDGSAHIISTEDLLLTSNEVTQLASKRKIQISADEAADLHLATDGWPAMVDAALRLRRPDEPVMHRRLHELINQFVREEVLATVPGDELAKLTMTAALPQFDAHLLAATLADLTDYTEPDAALLIEHWSAAGWVIRATSAHYWRMPQPVRQNLLTELGIKHPSRRVELVDRAVRTLVQGNRTSEALPYLVEASQDVVSDVLREQENQLGTDASWALLPSVKSLADDDLVNHPALLLVAAISALLQPADLATFKLRLTQAEAVVDRSSLNASLLTLHSLQIMLARFEGAIDRAREVERSGRTFIDAATEEQRRECATRLAFFNHQVGASRLAEGDLSSAEAAFRLARTLAHHNQAHWYLAASEVLLAYTAFQNGDLPVAARMTESATALIRRSGWSHLQFTDHLYLTQGLLDLEYGRGHRATALLHRAQDRLEFDVEPPAARLAAAWSALGMLLADPVSAEHALLLCGSEFATNKLPYNRFLTAIARAQTYLVHNDPKAALAELDGVEAPSGHEAYLAITRARAQLVADAVDQAELEVAAAEQKPDLSMTIRADLHAIAAECALRRGHDALPAFRRLLASIERTGARRPILLLPQLSHAIATGVLTPPNSGRSAGLVAEIVALRRANVDGMPGLSERETEILTALAGSDTLASTAKRLYVSSNTLKTITRAVYRKLGVADRHSAVSIARTLGLLPPA, from the coding sequence ATGGCGCGGCGCGAGTCCGGTGGTGAGGCCGGCAAAGGAACGACGTCACGCACTGACGTGATGCGCCGCCGGCTGGTCGATGCGGTGATTGGCTCACGCGCCGCGCCCCTGACCGTCGTGCAAGGTCCCGCGGGTCTCGGCAAGTCCGTTCTCCTCGATCAGGTGGCTCAAACGGCGGGGCGCTCACAGGTACTCCGCATCACCTCAACCGATCAACTGGCCGCTTACGCCAGGCCCACGAACTATCCGGACGATGAGCTACCTGATCTGATCCTGATCGACGATATCGGCGGCGTCACGACCCCCGCGATTCTCGACGTTCACAGCCGGGGTCCACGGGTCGTCGTGGCTACCCGGAACCCGCTCACTGCGGTCTCCAGCGGCATGTTGCTGGATGGCAGCGCTCACATCATCTCCACCGAAGACCTGCTCTTGACCAGCAACGAGGTCACTCAGCTCGCGTCCAAACGCAAAATCCAGATCAGTGCGGACGAAGCCGCCGACCTGCATCTGGCGACAGACGGCTGGCCCGCGATGGTCGATGCGGCCCTGCGCTTGCGCCGGCCGGACGAACCAGTCATGCATCGCCGCCTTCACGAGCTCATCAATCAATTCGTCCGCGAAGAAGTGTTGGCGACCGTCCCCGGCGACGAACTCGCAAAGCTCACCATGACCGCCGCGTTGCCCCAGTTCGACGCCCACCTCCTGGCGGCGACTCTCGCTGACCTGACCGATTACACCGAACCGGACGCGGCGCTGCTCATCGAACACTGGTCCGCCGCCGGGTGGGTGATCCGCGCAACGAGCGCACACTACTGGCGAATGCCGCAGCCGGTACGGCAGAACCTGCTCACTGAGTTGGGCATCAAACATCCCTCCCGGAGAGTCGAACTCGTCGATCGGGCGGTTCGCACTCTCGTCCAGGGCAACCGGACATCCGAAGCGCTGCCCTACCTCGTGGAGGCCTCTCAGGATGTCGTCTCCGACGTGCTACGCGAGCAGGAGAATCAACTCGGCACTGACGCGTCCTGGGCCCTGCTTCCTTCGGTGAAATCGCTGGCCGACGACGATCTCGTCAACCATCCCGCCCTGCTGCTGGTCGCTGCCATCTCCGCGCTACTCCAGCCGGCCGACCTCGCCACGTTCAAACTCCGGCTCACCCAGGCGGAAGCAGTGGTTGACCGCAGCTCACTCAATGCCAGCCTGCTCACACTGCACTCTCTCCAGATCATGCTGGCACGCTTCGAAGGCGCGATCGACCGGGCTCGAGAGGTCGAGCGCTCCGGCCGGACGTTCATCGACGCCGCCACGGAGGAGCAACGACGCGAATGCGCCACCCGGCTGGCATTCTTCAACCACCAAGTGGGCGCCTCGCGGCTTGCTGAAGGAGACTTGAGCTCCGCAGAGGCAGCCTTTCGGCTGGCCAGAACCCTCGCTCACCACAACCAGGCACATTGGTACCTGGCCGCCAGTGAGGTGCTTCTGGCGTATACCGCCTTTCAGAACGGAGATCTTCCCGTCGCGGCACGAATGACCGAGTCGGCCACCGCGCTCATCCGGCGTTCAGGGTGGTCCCACCTGCAGTTCACCGACCATCTCTACCTCACCCAGGGTCTGCTCGACCTCGAGTACGGCCGTGGCCACCGGGCGACCGCTCTGCTCCACCGGGCACAAGATCGGCTCGAATTCGATGTCGAGCCGCCCGCGGCGCGCCTCGCCGCCGCTTGGTCGGCTCTCGGAATGCTGCTCGCCGACCCCGTGTCCGCCGAGCATGCATTGCTGCTCTGCGGCTCGGAGTTCGCCACCAACAAGTTGCCGTACAACCGCTTCCTCACCGCTATTGCCCGCGCCCAGACGTACCTTGTTCACAACGACCCGAAAGCCGCCCTGGCCGAACTCGACGGCGTCGAGGCTCCGTCTGGCCACGAGGCGTATCTGGCTATCACGCGGGCTCGCGCCCAGCTCGTTGCCGACGCGGTTGACCAGGCAGAGTTGGAGGTCGCCGCAGCCGAACAGAAACCTGACCTCTCGATGACCATCCGTGCTGATCTACACGCGATCGCGGCCGAATGCGCGCTACGCCGGGGCCACGACGCTCTGCCCGCGTTCCGGCGGCTGCTGGCGTCGATCGAACGCACCGGGGCACGCAGACCCATCCTGTTGCTGCCGCAGCTCAGCCATGCCATCGCCACAGGTGTCCTGACCCCTCCGAACTCCGGGCGGTCGGCGGGTCTCGTGGCGGAGATCGTAGCGTTACGGCGCGCCAACGTAGACGGAATGCCGGGGCTGTCGGAACGCGAGACGGAGATCCTGACCGCACTCGCTGGTTCCGACACCCTCGCGAGCACCGCCAAGCGGTTGTATGTCTCGAGCAACACCCTGAAAACGATCACCCGGGCCGTGTACCGGAAGCTCGGCGTCGCCGACCGGCACTCCGCTGTCAGCATCGCCCGCACGCTCGGCCTCTTGCCGCCCGCGTAA